In Desulfobacteraceae bacterium, one genomic interval encodes:
- a CDS encoding Crp/Fnr family transcriptional regulator gives MTAEARQNRSELAQNMDYLRQLGPFERTPFEILRLYAYIARRRRFRQGDFIFRQNQQADRAHLILSGEVTLSVEKSGRTLPLQVLGPMEFFGYMALLARYDWPLSARATAAGETLSVDRESFRKILIRFPDQCIEVVDSLVRLRMQRMREHMDTLMKNIKDPGGGAELAREIGV, from the coding sequence ATGACCGCCGAGGCACGTCAAAACCGCAGCGAACTGGCCCAGAACATGGACTACCTGAGACAGCTGGGCCCTTTTGAGCGCACCCCCTTTGAAATCCTGCGGCTCTATGCTTACATTGCTCGTAGACGGCGTTTCCGTCAGGGGGATTTTATCTTCCGCCAGAACCAGCAGGCCGACCGGGCCCACCTCATCCTGAGCGGCGAGGTGACGTTGTCGGTGGAGAAGTCGGGACGGACGCTCCCGCTGCAGGTCCTTGGGCCGATGGAATTTTTCGGCTACATGGCGCTGTTGGCACGCTACGACTGGCCGCTGAGCGCCCGGGCCACGGCCGCCGGCGAAACCCTGAGCGTGGACCGTGAGAGTTTTCGCAAGATTCTGATCCGCTTTCCGGATCAGTGCATCGAGGTGGTGGACAGCCTGGTGCGCCTACGCATGCAGCGCATGCGCGAGCACATGGACACCCTGATGAAAAACATCAAAGACCCGGGCGGCGGCGCCGAGCTGGCGCGTGAAATCGGCGTATAA
- a CDS encoding PqqD family protein yields MKVFKRRKTAETDAARAASLACRPTKNPEVQESPLDSGELLLVYPVRVRPWFGSLARRLGAPAAEVQTRRLQLDTLGTAAWRLLDGRRTVAGVVRAFAHEFQLHPREAEVSVTRFLKELGKRGLIGLKAPPGELKGLGKK; encoded by the coding sequence ATGAAAGTTTTTAAACGCCGCAAAACCGCCGAGACCGACGCCGCCCGCGCGGCGTCGCTGGCCTGCCGGCCCACCAAAAACCCGGAGGTCCAGGAAAGCCCGCTGGATTCAGGCGAGCTGCTGCTGGTCTACCCGGTCAGGGTCCGCCCGTGGTTCGGGTCCCTGGCACGCCGCCTGGGCGCCCCGGCCGCCGAGGTTCAGACCCGCCGGCTGCAGCTGGACACGCTGGGGACGGCGGCCTGGCGCCTTCTGGACGGTCGGCGGACGGTGGCCGGGGTGGTGCGGGCCTTTGCGCACGAGTTTCAGCTGCATCCGCGCGAAGCGGAGGTGTCCGTCACGCGCTTCCTGAAGGAATTGGGCAAGCGGGGGTTGATCGGACTCAAGGCCCCGCCGGGGGAGCTCAAGGGCCTCGGCAAGAAATAA
- a CDS encoding STAS domain-containing protein yields the protein MEITERQQDDILIFSLSGRLDSNTSPDFEKRLSDVIRQGTRCLVVDFGALDYISSAGLRVILKATKDIKRAEGSFVLCAMKDYVREVFEIAGFDTFLPIFTSLEDALQQF from the coding sequence ATGGAAATAACCGAGCGACAACAAGACGATATCTTGATCTTCAGCCTCTCCGGGCGGCTGGATTCCAATACTTCGCCGGACTTCGAAAAGCGGCTTTCCGATGTGATCCGCCAGGGGACCCGGTGTCTGGTGGTGGACTTCGGCGCGCTGGATTATATTTCCAGCGCGGGGCTGCGGGTCATTCTGAAAGCCACCAAGGACATCAAGCGCGCCGAAGGCAGCTTTGTCCTCTGCGCCATGAAAGACTACGTCCGCGAAGTTTTCGAAATCGCGGGTTTTGACACCTTCCTGCCGATCTTTACCTCCCTGGAGGACGCCCTGCAGCAGTTTTAG
- a CDS encoding ATP-binding protein, giving the protein MGADTLELKLQNRLSELRRLSRHLQDFGERHGLPPRCVFEINFTLEEILSNIISYGFCDDKEHWITVRLRLEGETLTIRVKDDGRHFNLSQVQPPEIHCPLEKRSIGGLGIFFIRKFMDRIVYERRRDTNVLTLKKQIRR; this is encoded by the coding sequence ATGGGTGCAGACACACTAGAACTCAAACTGCAAAACCGCCTCTCCGAACTCAGGCGTCTGAGCCGGCATCTGCAGGACTTCGGCGAGCGCCACGGGCTGCCGCCAAGATGCGTATTTGAAATCAACTTCACCCTGGAGGAAATCCTGAGCAACATCATTTCCTACGGCTTCTGCGATGACAAAGAGCACTGGATCACCGTGCGCCTTCGGCTGGAGGGCGAGACCCTGACCATCCGGGTCAAGGACGACGGGCGCCACTTCAACCTGTCCCAGGTCCAGCCGCCGGAGATCCACTGCCCGCTGGAGAAGCGCTCGATCGGGGGGCTGGGGATATTCTTCATCCGCAAATTCATGGACCGGATCGTCTACGAACGGCGGCGGGACACCAACGTCCTGACCCTCAAAAAACAGATCCGGCGCTGA
- a CDS encoding Crp/Fnr family transcriptional regulator, producing MSWSPEENRTDAACEFQQNLDILREVRFFAGLSPEALKLLAYLCARESFKAGERLFTQGEDDGQAFFLVSGQARLLRETNGREHEMRVFEAGAFLGGITLLGGMRRLFSLVAVTDVVCLVLTREKFSRVLEQFPDMMPKVLKGLVESISAWEERFMSDAFLGADSCQKKSGVSLI from the coding sequence ATGAGCTGGTCACCGGAAGAAAATAGGACGGACGCGGCCTGCGAGTTCCAGCAGAATCTGGACATCCTGCGCGAGGTGCGGTTTTTTGCCGGGCTGTCGCCCGAGGCCCTCAAGCTGCTGGCGTACCTTTGCGCGCGGGAGAGCTTTAAGGCGGGGGAGCGCCTCTTCACCCAGGGGGAGGACGACGGTCAGGCCTTTTTCCTGGTCTCCGGTCAGGCACGCCTGTTGCGCGAGACAAACGGTCGCGAGCACGAGATGCGCGTTTTCGAGGCCGGCGCTTTTTTGGGCGGGATCACGCTACTGGGCGGGATGCGGCGTCTGTTTTCCCTGGTGGCGGTGACCGATGTGGTCTGCCTGGTGCTGACGCGCGAAAAATTCTCGCGCGTGCTGGAGCAGTTTCCCGACATGATGCCCAAGGTCCTCAAGGGGCTGGTGGAGAGCATCAGCGCCTGGGAGGAGCGCTTCATGTCGGATGCATTCCTGGGCGCCGACAGCTGCCAAAAGAAATCGGGGGTCAGTCTGATCTGA
- a CDS encoding ABC transporter ATP-binding protein/permease, whose protein sequence is MRSPDVSVTKRSLFSWVFAYNLHLQALLLAVIIITVFARVLPLEMQKRVVNEAIKLRDVDLLMLYCGIYLVSVLAASGLKYLINILQTLIGQRALAEMRKALYHHLLTLPLSFFRKTQPGLVVASLVNELVAAGDFAGEALAVPITSLLTLLVFAVYLAWLNPILAAVSLSIYPVVLLIIPLLQQKANQANKKRVDITRHYSDIIVESVSGIHEVQGNGSYEIENLRHDQEVEDLRKIRVRWNLLRFGIKTANNFFTNLSPFLVFIIGGYLTIHGRLELGALVAFLSAQEKLYDPWKELIEFYQSYQDAIVRYRRTMEYFDAAPEYQLAPVDRAPYHLRGDLQVQHLSFATEGGILLLQDINLSLAPGEHLALVGFSGSGKSTLALCVGQLYRYTGGHVLMDGREVAEMTKSDIVNNVGFVSQSPFIFGGTIQSNLLYGCEARKQAAGAESTPPMPTLDQIIEVLQQTGIFVDVLRFGLNARVSPQRDGDLMAVLVRVRANFRRDFGEALADSVEFFNVQNFLHHASIAENLIFGTANDPAFEAPNLYHNPYFLEFLERAELTGPLLKLGAELARQTVDILGNLPPQDIFFRESPIQPEELEDYKQIVQRLEKQPLADLPAGEREKLLILGLRFTPARHKTVALSGLLEKRVMAGRALFKAGIERDFPDALAFYQTAVYIHSETILNNILFGKPKSSGSQAEEKINQSIVQVLIEEDLLERIIEIGMTFDVGSKGDRLSGGQRQKVAIARAFLKNPEILIMDEATSALDNKSQARIQRLLEARFKGRTTLIAVLHRLDIVKNFDKIAVMKAGKILELGPYEELMNRKGTFYELVTGRK, encoded by the coding sequence ATGCGTTCTCCGGATGTCTCCGTGACCAAACGGTCGCTTTTTTCGTGGGTCTTCGCCTACAACCTGCATCTGCAGGCGCTTCTGCTGGCGGTCATCATCATCACGGTCTTTGCCCGGGTGCTTCCCCTGGAGATGCAGAAGCGGGTGGTCAACGAGGCCATCAAGCTGCGCGACGTGGACCTGCTGATGCTTTACTGCGGCATCTACCTCGTGTCGGTCCTGGCCGCCAGCGGCCTCAAGTACCTGATCAATATTCTGCAGACCCTCATCGGCCAGCGCGCCCTGGCCGAGATGCGCAAGGCCCTCTACCACCATCTCCTGACCCTGCCGCTTTCCTTCTTCCGCAAAACCCAGCCGGGGTTGGTGGTCGCCTCTTTGGTCAACGAACTCGTCGCAGCCGGGGATTTCGCCGGCGAGGCGCTGGCCGTGCCCATCACCAGCCTCCTGACTCTGCTGGTCTTCGCCGTCTACCTGGCGTGGCTCAACCCGATCCTGGCGGCCGTCTCGCTCTCGATTTACCCCGTGGTGCTGCTCATCATCCCGCTGCTGCAGCAAAAGGCCAACCAAGCCAACAAAAAGCGCGTGGACATCACCCGCCACTACTCGGATATCATCGTCGAGTCGGTTTCAGGGATCCACGAGGTCCAGGGCAACGGCTCCTACGAGATCGAAAACCTGCGCCACGACCAGGAGGTCGAAGACCTGCGCAAGATACGGGTGCGCTGGAATTTGCTGCGCTTCGGAATCAAAACCGCCAACAATTTTTTCACCAACCTGAGCCCTTTCCTGGTGTTCATCATCGGCGGCTACCTCACCATCCACGGCCGGCTGGAACTGGGTGCGCTGGTGGCCTTTCTCTCGGCCCAGGAAAAGCTTTACGACCCCTGGAAGGAGCTGATCGAGTTCTATCAGTCCTATCAAGACGCAATCGTGCGCTATCGCCGCACCATGGAGTACTTCGATGCCGCCCCCGAGTACCAGCTGGCGCCCGTGGACCGTGCGCCCTATCACCTGCGCGGCGACCTTCAGGTTCAGCACCTGTCCTTCGCCACCGAGGGCGGCATCCTCTTGCTGCAGGACATCAACCTCTCCCTGGCCCCGGGCGAGCACTTGGCCCTGGTGGGCTTCTCCGGCAGCGGCAAGAGCACCCTGGCGCTGTGCGTCGGTCAGCTCTACCGCTACACTGGCGGCCACGTGCTGATGGACGGACGCGAGGTGGCGGAGATGACCAAAAGCGACATCGTCAACAACGTCGGCTTCGTCTCCCAGAGCCCCTTCATCTTCGGCGGCACCATCCAGAGCAACCTGCTCTATGGCTGCGAGGCCCGCAAACAGGCGGCCGGGGCGGAAAGCACCCCGCCGATGCCGACCCTCGACCAAATCATCGAGGTGCTTCAGCAGACCGGCATTTTCGTGGACGTGCTGCGATTTGGCCTCAATGCGCGGGTCTCGCCCCAGCGCGACGGCGACCTGATGGCGGTGCTGGTGCGGGTGCGGGCCAATTTCCGGCGGGATTTTGGCGAGGCCCTGGCCGACAGCGTGGAGTTTTTCAATGTGCAGAACTTTCTCCACCACGCCAGCATCGCCGAGAACCTGATTTTCGGTACGGCCAACGACCCCGCCTTCGAAGCCCCCAACCTCTACCACAACCCCTATTTCCTGGAATTTCTGGAGCGCGCCGAGCTCACCGGGCCGCTGCTGAAGCTCGGGGCGGAGCTGGCCCGGCAGACCGTGGATATCCTGGGCAATCTCCCGCCCCAGGACATCTTCTTCCGCGAAAGCCCGATCCAACCCGAGGAGCTGGAGGATTACAAGCAGATCGTGCAGCGGCTGGAAAAACAGCCGTTGGCGGACCTACCCGCTGGCGAGCGCGAAAAGCTTCTGATCCTGGGGCTGCGCTTCACCCCCGCGCGGCACAAGACCGTGGCCCTCTCCGGTTTGCTGGAAAAGCGGGTCATGGCCGGCCGGGCGCTTTTCAAGGCGGGGATTGAACGGGATTTTCCCGATGCGCTTGCCTTTTACCAAACGGCCGTTTACATTCATTCCGAGACCATTCTCAACAATATTCTCTTCGGCAAACCCAAAAGCAGCGGCTCCCAGGCCGAGGAAAAAATAAACCAGAGCATCGTCCAGGTGCTCATCGAGGAGGACCTGCTGGAGAGGATCATCGAGATCGGGATGACGTTCGACGTCGGCAGCAAGGGTGACCGGCTCTCCGGCGGCCAGCGCCAGAAAGTGGCGATCGCCCGGGCGTTTCTGAAGAACCCGGAAATCCTGATCATGGACGAGGCCACCTCGGCCCTGGACAACAAGTCCCAGGCCCGCATCCAGCGCCTGCTGGAGGCCCGCTTCAAGGGTCGTACCACCCTGATCGCCGTGTTGCACCGCCTGGACATCGTCAAAAATTTCGACAAGATCGCGGTGATGAAGGCCGGCAAGATTCTCGAGTTGGGACCTTACGAAGAGCTGATGAATCGGAAAGGAACCTTTTATGAGCTGGTCACCGGAAGAAAATAG
- a CDS encoding DUF2065 domain-containing protein: protein MEFFLCVLGMVMIIEGLPYFAFPEQMKSWVGKIREMSAGALRRFGLILMLLGLFLVYLGRT from the coding sequence ATGGAATTTTTCCTCTGTGTGCTGGGAATGGTGATGATCATCGAGGGACTGCCGTATTTCGCCTTTCCGGAGCAAATGAAATCCTGGGTCGGCAAGATCAGGGAGATGTCCGCCGGCGCGTTGCGGCGCTTCGGGTTGATCCTGATGCTGCTGGGCCTTTTTCTGGTCTACCTGGGTAGAACCTGA